A genomic segment from Synchiropus splendidus isolate RoL2022-P1 chromosome 18, RoL_Sspl_1.0, whole genome shotgun sequence encodes:
- the LOC128750080 gene encoding protein bicaudal D homolog 2-like codes for MSVDEQGYPNPQLLLEARPEWMRIEIERLSRELTETTNEKIQAAEYGLAVLEEKQQLKQQYDDLEIEYEAVRQELDQLKEAFGQAYSNHRKVAADGESREESLIQESACKEAYYEQRVLELQNELRQTRNILMNTQSDNERLNIISQDLRENSQMVELQRNQLRDDIKEYKFREGRLLQDYTELEEENITLQKQVSMLKQSQVEFEGLKHEIRRLEEDTQFLNSQLEDAIRLKEIAERQLGEALETIKTERELKASLRKELSHYMNIGDTLYNSPLSISLDGLKFSDDAATEPNNDDALHGFENGFNKLANVIADDNRISPAKKEELFNPAPSLVDDLLSELHISEIQKLKQQLVQMEREKVNLLSNLQDSQKQLEQANGALSEHQEKVNRLTENLNAIRKLQASKERQSALDNEKERDSNEDGDYYEVDINGPEILECKYKVAVSEAGELKEELKTLKAEYQACQSRYEEERTRLENDVTALGQKLATLEKSRTSEIEEKAQLEKELRKLTDVAGESQGSLSVAQDELVTFSEELATLYNHVCMCNNETPNRVMLDFYKEGKGGRSSPEGRGRRSPILLSKGLFSDSNKSDISDGSPSPVSSLPSPVSDHRREPMNIYNLVAIIRDQIKHLQLAVDRTTELSRQRVATLELGTVADKDKEACMEEILKLKSLLSTKREQIATLRAVLKANKQTAEVAMANLKSKYENEKAMVTETMMKLRNELKALKEDAATFSSLRAMFATRCDEYVTQLDEMQRQLAAAEDEKKTLNSLLRMAIQQKLALTQRLEDLEFDTEQTRRGGSGGRAKTRSRAPHGSNSNVSQSLTCSGRPEHHNALPSGILGGPAVFCSEKYKIYCD; via the exons GCCTTCGGACAAGCCTACTCCAACCACAGGAAGGTGGCCGCCGATGGGGAAAGCCGCGAGGAGTCTCTGATCCAGGAGTCGGCCTGTAAGGAGGCCTACTACGAGCAGAGGGTCCTGGAGTTGCAAAACGAGCTTCGCCAGACACGCAACATCCTCATGAACACCCAGTCTGACAACGAGCGCCTGAATATCATTTCCCAGGACTTGAGAGAG AACAGCCAGatggtggagctgcagaggaaTCAGCTGCGCGACGACATCAAGGAGTACAAGTTCCGAGAGGGCCGTCTGCTGCAGGACTACaccgagctggaggaggagaacatcacCCTGCAGAAGCAGGTGTCCATGCTGAAACAGAGCCAG GTGGAGTTTGAAGGGTTGAAGCATGAAATCCGTCGCCTGGAGGAAGATACTCAGTTCCTGAACAGCCAGTTGGAGGACGCCATCCGTCTGAAGGAGATCGCAGAGCGGCAGCTCGGGGAAGCCCTGGAGACCATCAAGACAGAGCGTGAGCTGAAAGCCTCTTTGAGGAAGGAGCTGTCGCACTACATGAACATCGGCGACACTCTGTATAACAG TCCCCTCAGCATCTCCCTGGATGGGCTCAAGTTCAGCGACGACGCCGCCACCGAACCCAACAACGACGACGCCCTGCATGGATTTGAGAACGGCTTCAACAAACTGGCCAACGTCATCGCCGACGACAACAGGATTTCCCCGGccaagaaggaggagctgtTCAACCCGGCGCCCAGTCTCGTGGACGACCTGCTCAGCGAGCTGCACATCTCTGAAATCCAGAAACTCAAACAACAGCTTGTGCAG ATGGAGCGGGAGAAGGTCAACCTGCTGTCCAACCTGCAGGACTCCCAGAAACAACTTGAGCAGGCTAACGGCGCTCTGTCGGAGCATCAGGAGAAGGTCAACCGCCTCACGGAGAACCTCAACGCCATCCGCAAGCTCCAGGCCAGCAAGGAGCGCCAGTCAGCCCTGGACAACGAGAAGGAGCGCGACAGCAACGAAGACGGGGACTACTACGAAGTGGACATCAACGGACCTGAAATCCTGGAGTGCAAGTACAAG GTGGCCGTGTCTGAAGCAGGagagctgaaggaggagctcAAGACTCTTAAAGCCGAATATCAGGCTTGTCAATCTCGGTACGAAGAAGAACGCACCCGTTTGGAGAACGACGTCACAGCGCTGGGCCAGAAGCTGGCTACCCTGGAGAAGTCAAGAACATCAGAGATCGAGGAGAAGGCTCAGTTGGAGAAGGAGCTGCGCAAG TTGACCGATGTAGCGGGCGAGTCGCAGGGCAGCCTCAGCGTGGCCCAGGACGAGCTGGTCACCTTCAGCGAAGAGCTCGCCACCCTCTACAACCACGTGTgcatgtgcaacaacgagaccCCCAACCGCGTCATGCTCGACTTCTATAAGGAAGGCAAGGGCGGTCGCAGCAGCCCAGAGGGCCGCGGTCGCCGCTCCCCCATTCTGCTCAGCAAAGGCCTCTTCTCCGACAGCAACAAGAGCGACATTAGTGATGGAAGCCCGTCCCCCGTCTCCTCCCTCCCATCTCCGGTGTCCGACCACCGACGTGAGCCCATGAACATCTACAACTTGGTGGCCATCATCAGAGATCAAATCAAGCACCTGCAGTTGGCGGTGGACCGAACCACAGAGTTGTCGCGGCAGAGGGTGGCCACTCTGGAGCTGGGCACCGTCGCAGACAAGGACAAGGAGGCTTGCATGGAGGAGATCCTCAAACTGAAGTCCCTTCTCAGCACCAAGAGGGAGCAGATTGCCACGCTGAGGGCCGTCCTGAAAGCCAACAAGCAG ACGGCTGAAGTGGCCATGGCCAACCTGAAGAGCAAGTACGAGAATGAGAAGGCCATGGTGACCGAGACCATGATGAAGCTGAGGAACGAACTCAAAGCGCTGAAAGAAGATGCTGCCACCTTTTCATCCCTGCGAGCGATGTTCGCCACGCG GTGTGACGAGTACGTCACGCAGCTGGACGAGATGCAGCGGCAGCTGGCCGCAGCGGAGGACGAGAAGAAGACCCTCAACTCCCTGCTGCGCATGGCCATCCAGCAGAAACTGGCTCTGACTCAGCGCCTGGAAGACCTGGAGTTCGACACTGAGCAGACGCGCCGTGGTGGCTCGGGGGGGCGCGCTAAAACCCGAAGCAGGGCCCCTCACGGAAGCAACTCCAACGTAAGTCAGAGTCTCACCTGCTCCGGCCGACCGGAGCACCACAACGCTCTGCCCAGCGGCATCTTGGGAGGCCCGGCGGTCTTCTGCAGCGAGAAGTACAAGATCTACTGCGACTGA